The window GCCGGCGGCGTCGGCCTCGCGGGACTCGCCGGCTGTAGCGCCCTCCGAGACACAGGCTCGCCCGACGTCGGCCCCGCCGACGGGACCGACGCGCCCGGCGACGGGATCGACCTGTCGAGCCGTCCCGAGTCGCCCGACGGACTCACGACGCAGTTTCGTCGGGGGCTGCGGAACGCGGGGACCGTCGACGCGACGATACCGGACCGCGTCGAGGTCGACTGGGCCGTCCCGGCCAACCGCGGCGACCACACCGCCTCGAAGGGCAGTCCGATGCGGGCACCGAGCGGCGCGATCCTCGTTGCCGACGACACGGGCCGGGTTCAGTCGCTCTCGCCGGACGGCGAGACGAACTGGTCGACCTCGATCTCCGATGACGACCGCGGCAGCCACGGGACGCCCGCGATAGCCGATGGCATGGCGTACGTGGGCACCTACGACGGCGTCGTCTCGGCGGTGGCGGTCGAGAGCGGCGAGATAGACTGGCAGACCACGGTCGGCGGCTCCGCCGCCGCCAGTCCGACCTACTACGAGGGGAAGCTGTACGTCGCCGTCGAGCACCCGACGCCGAGCGGGAGCGTCGTCGTGATGGACGCCGAGAGCGGCGAGGTCGAGTGGCGCGACCGCCGGCCGACCGACCACCCGCACTCGACGGTCGCGATCGACGTCGACCGCGACCGGTTCCTGTTCGGGTCGAACGACGGCTACTGTTACGCGTGGTCGCTCTCGGACCGCGAGCGCGTGTGGCGGTACGACACCGGCGGCGACTCGAAGGCCCCGATAGCGATCAGCCGCGGCATCGCCGTCGTCCCGTCGTGGGCGGAAACGGTCACCGCGGTCGACGTCGAGGACGGCTCGCAGATCTGGGAGTTCGAGACCGGCGGCTACGTCATGTGCGCGCCCGCGGTCCGCGACGACACGGTGTACGTGGGCAGCCACGACGGCAACTGTTACGCGCTCGATCTCGCGTCCGGCGAGGAGCTGTGGTCGACGCCGACGGACGGCTGGATCACCGGGAGCGCGGTCGCGACGACCGATCACGTCCTCGTCGGCTCGTACGACGCGACCCTCTACGCGCTCGACCGCGCTGACGGCTCGGTGACGTGGTCGATCGAAGGGCGCGGCGACGTGACGAGCGCGCCGCTCGTCACCGACGACGCGATCTACTACACGGAACGCGCGCCGGAGGACACGGACGAGGCCGGGATGTGCTACAAGCTGGTCGGCGTCTGAGTCGGGACGGGAGAAAACGACACGAACGTCCACCCGAAACGGAGGGTCCGAAACGGTTTTGCCGGGGCCTGACGGACGGTCGATATGCCAACGGATCCTGACACAGGGTACGACCCGTCTCTGGGTCGGAAGTTCATGTTCGTCACCGGCGGCGTCATGTCCGGGCTGGGTAAGGGGATCACCGCCGCCAGCACCGGGCGACTGCTCGCGAACGCCGGCTTCGACGTCACCGCGGTGAAGGTCGACCCGTACCTCAACGTCGACGCCGGGACGATGAACCCCTACGAGCACGGCGAGGTGTACGTCCTCAAAGACGGCGGCGAGGTCGACCTCGATCTGGGCAACTACGAGCGGTTCCTCGGAACCGACATGACGTTCGACCACAACGTCACCACGGGGAAGACCTACCAGCACGTCATCGAGCGCGAGCGCGCCGGCGACTACCTCGGCAAGACCGTCCAGATCATCCCGCACGTCACCGACGACATCAAGCGACGCATCCGCGAGGCAGCCGAGGGGAGCGACGTCTGTCTCATCGAGATCGGCGGCACCGTCGGCGACATCGAGTCCATGCCCTTCCTCGAAGCCCTCCGCCAGTTCGCCCACGAGGAGGACGACGAGGATATCCTCTTTACGCACGTCACCTTAGTCCCCTACTCGAAGAACGGCGAGCAGAAGACGAAACCGACCCAGCACTCGGTGAAAGAGCTTCGCTCGATCGGCCTCCAGCCGGACATCCTCGTCGGGCGCTCCGAGGACCGACTGGATCCGGAGACGAAAGAGAAGATCGCCCTGTTCTGTGACGTGCCCACCGACGCCGTCTTCTCGAATCCCGACGTCGAGGACATCTATCATGTTCCCTTGATGGTCGAAGACGAAGGGTTAGACGAGTACGTGATGGAGCGGCTCGGCATCGCCGACGAGGCGCTGCCGAAGGCCGACCGCTCGACGGAGTGGCGAGAGCTCGTCACCCGCGATCGCGACCGCGCGATCGACGTGGCGCTCGTCGGCAAGTACGCCTTAGAGGACGCGTACATGTCCATCCACGAGGCACTGAAGCACGCCGGCATCCAGACGGAGACGGAGGTGAACGTGCTGTGGGTCGACGCCGACGAGACGCGCGCGGAGCACGAAAAGCGGCTCGCGAGCGCGGACGCCGTCGTCGTCCCCGGCGGCTTCGGCTCCCGCGGCACGGACGGGAAGATCGAGGCGGTCCGGTACGCCCGCGAGAACGACGTCCCGTTCCTCGGACTCTGTTTAGGCTTCCAGATGGCGGTCGTCGAGCACGCGCGCAACGTGCTCGGTCTCGACGGCGCACACTCCGCGGAGATCGACCCCGACACGCCGCACCCGGTCATCGATCTGCTCCCCGAGCAGTACGAGACGGAGGACATGGGCGGGACGATGCGGCTCGGCGCACACGAGACCGACATCGAACCCGACACGCTCGCGGCGCGAGTGTACGACGCGGACTCCTGTACCGAGCGTCACCGCCACCGCTACGAGGTGAATCCCGAGTACATCGACGATCTCGAGACCGAGGGCCTGGTCTTCTCCGGACGCGCCGACAACCGGATGGAGATCGTCGAGCGCGAGAACCACCCGTTCTTTTTCGGGACGCAGGCGCACCCCGAGTTCCGGTCCCGCCCGGACCGCGCGAGCCCGCCGTTCGTCGCGCTGGTTGAGGCCGCGCTGGGATCGACGGACACAACCGAGCGGAACGCGGACGTGAGGCTATAGATGGTCGAGACGGAGGAGTTCATCGCGGAGGCGAAAGCGGAGATTCGGGAGGCGATCGGCGACGCCAACGCCGTGATCGCCTTATCGGGCGGGGTCGACTCGTCGGTCGCGGCGACGCTTGCGTACGAGGCGGTCGGCGACCAGCTCACGCCGGTGTACGTCGATACCGGACTGATGCGAAAAGGCGAGACCGCGGAGATCCGCGACACGTTCTCGTTTATGGAGTCGCTGCGGGTCATCGAGGCGCAAGACCGCTTCTTCGACCGACTCGCCGGCGTCACCGACCCCGAGGAGAAGCGCCACGTCATCGGCGAGGGGTTCATCGACGAGTTCGAGACGGTCGCGCGCGACGTGGACGCCGACTACCTCGTGCAGGGAACGATCTATCCCGACCGGATCGAATCGGAGGGGAACATTAAATCACACCACAACGTGGGCGGCCTCCCCGAGGTCGTCGACTTCGAGGGGATAGTCGAGCCGGTGCGCGACCTCTACAAAGACGAGGTGCGCGAGGTCGCCCGCGCGCTCGGCCTAGAGGAGATCATCTCCGAGCGGATGCCGTTTCCCGGTCCCGGGCTCGCCGTCCGGATCGTCGGCGAGGTCACGCCGGAGAAGGCCGCCGTCGCCCGCGAGGCGACCCACGTCGTCGAGGAGGAGTTAGAGGAGTACGACCCGTGGCAGGCGTTCGCCGCCGTCCTCGGGAAGGCCACGGGAGTCAAGGGCGACAACCGCGTCCACGGCTGGGTCGTCGCCGTGCGCTCGGTGGAGAGCCGCGACGGGATGACCGCCCGCGCACAGGAGATCGACTGGAGCACGCTCCAGCGCATTCAGAGCCGGATCACGGGCGAAAACGAGAACGTCGCGCGCGTCGTCTACGACGTGACGCACAAGCCCCCGGCGACGATCGAGTACGAGTGATGGCGGGGACCTCCTCCCGGTCCGACGGTCGGATCGCCATCGTCGCCGGTCCAGACCCGCACGGACTCGGAGACGAACTGACAGACTGCGGCGTGACGGTCCGCCGAATCGAGGGACTCGTCAGCGCCGAGACGCTCCGCGACGCCGGGATCGACGAGGCCGCGTACGTCGTCTTGACCGACGTCGAGGAGGCGACCGGCATCCCGGTCGCCAAAGAGATCAACCCCGACGTCCTCGCCGTGACGTACGCGGAGCGGTCGCTGCCGGAGTTCGTCGCCGGCGTCGCCGACCTCGCCGTCGACCCGGCGCTCATGGACGCAGAGATGGTCGCCGAGGAACTGACGCACGACGCGGCCGCAGACGACTCGTAGCCGGCCGGACTCGCCGCGTGCGGTTTCGGGTCCCTCCTTACTCACCGTCTACGTCCGCGAGAAACTCCACATCGCCGGCGATCACCGCGCTCGCTATCACTCCCACGCCGATCAGGAGCGCGACGACGCTGGTCGTCACCGCCACCGAGAGCGCGCTTCCGCCGACGGCGACGCCCACGAACGCACCGACGGCACCCCCGACGCCGCCCGCAATGATCGCGAGCGTCTGCGCCTCGCTCATAGCTGTAACTGTGCCAACATCCGGTATAAACGTTCGCGTCAGGTTCTCTCCGGTGATAACGGGTCCCGTCCGTGGACCGCCCGATCCTCAGCGCGGGTACGTCCGACCGATGTCGAGGTCATCAGGACCGTCCGCGGTGTCGGTGGCTGCGTCCTCCTCGTCGTCGCCGGGCGATACGTCCTCGTCACCGTCCGCGTCCGCGTTTCCGCCCGGACTCACGCTTCCGGTCCGGTAGCCGGCCATGTCGAGCGTGACGTACTCGAAGCCGACGTCGGAGAGGTGCTCGTGGACGGCCTCGGCGAAGGCGGGATCGAGGGCGCGCTCCAGTTCGTCGGGCGCGATCTCGACGCGCGCGAGCCCGTCGTGGTCGCGCACGCGGAACTGTTCGAAGCCCCACTCGCGAAGGATCCGCTCCGCCGTCTCC is drawn from Halorubrum sp. BV1 and contains these coding sequences:
- a CDS encoding PQQ-binding-like beta-propeller repeat protein, whose product is MPELTRRGWLRAAGGVGLAGLAGCSALRDTGSPDVGPADGTDAPGDGIDLSSRPESPDGLTTQFRRGLRNAGTVDATIPDRVEVDWAVPANRGDHTASKGSPMRAPSGAILVADDTGRVQSLSPDGETNWSTSISDDDRGSHGTPAIADGMAYVGTYDGVVSAVAVESGEIDWQTTVGGSAAASPTYYEGKLYVAVEHPTPSGSVVVMDAESGEVEWRDRRPTDHPHSTVAIDVDRDRFLFGSNDGYCYAWSLSDRERVWRYDTGGDSKAPIAISRGIAVVPSWAETVTAVDVEDGSQIWEFETGGYVMCAPAVRDDTVYVGSHDGNCYALDLASGEELWSTPTDGWITGSAVATTDHVLVGSYDATLYALDRADGSVTWSIEGRGDVTSAPLVTDDAIYYTERAPEDTDEAGMCYKLVGV
- a CDS encoding CTP synthase; translation: MPTDPDTGYDPSLGRKFMFVTGGVMSGLGKGITAASTGRLLANAGFDVTAVKVDPYLNVDAGTMNPYEHGEVYVLKDGGEVDLDLGNYERFLGTDMTFDHNVTTGKTYQHVIERERAGDYLGKTVQIIPHVTDDIKRRIREAAEGSDVCLIEIGGTVGDIESMPFLEALRQFAHEEDDEDILFTHVTLVPYSKNGEQKTKPTQHSVKELRSIGLQPDILVGRSEDRLDPETKEKIALFCDVPTDAVFSNPDVEDIYHVPLMVEDEGLDEYVMERLGIADEALPKADRSTEWRELVTRDRDRAIDVALVGKYALEDAYMSIHEALKHAGIQTETEVNVLWVDADETRAEHEKRLASADAVVVPGGFGSRGTDGKIEAVRYARENDVPFLGLCLGFQMAVVEHARNVLGLDGAHSAEIDPDTPHPVIDLLPEQYETEDMGGTMRLGAHETDIEPDTLAARVYDADSCTERHRHRYEVNPEYIDDLETEGLVFSGRADNRMEIVERENHPFFFGTQAHPEFRSRPDRASPPFVALVEAALGSTDTTERNADVRL
- the guaA gene encoding glutamine-hydrolyzing GMP synthase; translation: MVETEEFIAEAKAEIREAIGDANAVIALSGGVDSSVAATLAYEAVGDQLTPVYVDTGLMRKGETAEIRDTFSFMESLRVIEAQDRFFDRLAGVTDPEEKRHVIGEGFIDEFETVARDVDADYLVQGTIYPDRIESEGNIKSHHNVGGLPEVVDFEGIVEPVRDLYKDEVREVARALGLEEIISERMPFPGPGLAVRIVGEVTPEKAAVAREATHVVEEELEEYDPWQAFAAVLGKATGVKGDNRVHGWVVAVRSVESRDGMTARAQEIDWSTLQRIQSRITGENENVARVVYDVTHKPPATIEYE